CTGGAGGTCAGTTGGGCCGGGACAGGCAACTGGCTGACGTCTTTGAATATGAGGGGGATTTCCCTGACGATGATGAAAGTGGAAGATCACGAGTGGCTCCGCCTGCTAGGTATTGCATCCTGCTGATTGAAAAAGCATGCCGCATATTACGGCATGCTTTCGTCATGTTTCATAGGAAAGTAGAAGTGTAACGAAGGCTTTCGCCATCACTATGGCGATAAGCCAAGTTTTCTTTATTCAAAGCTGTTATTTCGCGGAAAGGCCACCGTCAATCCGGTACTGAGAACCGGTGATAAACCTCGACTCGTCGGAAGCCAGGAAGAGGACGAGGTCGGCAATGTCACGATTGATGGCGTAGCGTTTCATCGGGATGCCTTCTTCCTGGGCCTTCTTTACCTCTTCCCCATGACCAGGCGAAAAGCCTTCCTCGAGCGAACGCATCATCCGGTTATCCACCGGAGACGGGTGGATGGAATTGACGCGGACCTTGTAATCGGCAGCTTCAAGCGCGGCTGTTTTCGTTGCACCAATGACGGCGTGCTTACTGGTCACATACGGCAATACCCCCGCAGCACCGATAAATCCGGCAACAGAGGAGTTGTTGATGATGCTCCCGCTCTGCTGTTTTTGCATCACAGGGAGAACGTGCTTCATCCCGAGAAAGACGCCTTTGACGTTGACGTCCATGACGAGATCATACTCCTCTTCGGTCTGTTCTGTCAGCGGCTTGACTTTTCCTTCTGTACCGGCATTGTTAAAAAAGATGTCGATGGTGCCAAAACGCTCCACGGTCTGATCCACAAAGGCTTTGACCTCGTCTTCGTGACGCACATCGGCTTTTACGGTCAATACATCACCATGTCCACTGAGCGCCTGTTTGGCTTCATTCAAGGCTTCTTCGT
This Salisediminibacterium beveridgei DNA region includes the following protein-coding sequences:
- a CDS encoding SDR family NAD(P)-dependent oxidoreductase, which encodes MTKRLEGKVAVITGGTGGIGKETALLFLEHGAKVSLVDIDEEALNEAKQALSGHGDVLTVKADVRHEDEVKAFVDQTVERFGTIDIFFNNAGTEGKVKPLTEQTEEEYDLVMDVNVKGVFLGMKHVLPVMQKQQSGSIINNSSVAGFIGAAGVLPYVTSKHAVIGATKTAALEAADYKVRVNSIHPSPVDNRMMRSLEEGFSPGHGEEVKKAQEEGIPMKRYAINRDIADLVLFLASDESRFITGSQYRIDGGLSAK